One window of Medicago truncatula cultivar Jemalong A17 chromosome 2, MtrunA17r5.0-ANR, whole genome shotgun sequence genomic DNA carries:
- the LOC25487994 gene encoding agamous-like MADS-box protein AGL62 — translation MDMVNQRKKNMGRQKIEIKKVEKDSNKLVTFSKRRQGLFRKASELCVLCDVHAAIIVFSPGDKLYCFGQPDTNVVLNSYIKGTTEFEDSKSAENSPTCKDYNRQYEEAQKMLETEKKKLEDVQNLAKIFNKGDWWNDSIDDMSSDQLEQFMVSIYELRRKLVERADELVMKQSVMP, via the coding sequence ATGGATATGGTTAACCAAAGAAAGAAGAACATGGGGCGCCAGAAGATTGAGATCAAGAAGGTTGAGAAAGATTCCAACAAACTTGTCACTTTCTCAAAAAGAAGACAAGGTTTATTCAGAAAAGCAAGCGAACTTTGTGTCTTATGTGATGTTCATGCAGCCATCATTGTGTTTTCCCCTGGTGACAAACTCTACTGTTTTGGGCAACCCGACACTAACGTTGTCCTCAATAGCTACATCAAAGGAACCACTGAGTTTGAGGATTCAAAGTCAGCAGAAAATTCTCCGACTTGCAAAGATTACAATAGACAATATGAGGAGGCACAAAAGATGTTGGAGACGGAAAAGAAGAAACTAGAAGATGTTCAAAATTTGGCTAAGATTTTCAACAAGGGTGACTGGTGGAAtgattcaattgatgatatgAGTAGTGATCAGCTTGAACAATTTATGGTGTCCATTTACGAGTTAAGGAGGAAGCTTGTTGAAAGGGCTGATGAACTTGTCATGAAGCAAAGTGTCATGCCCTAG
- the LOC25487992 gene encoding putative receptor-like protein kinase At1g80870, translated as MPSRQLTSTTSNIFTKPKFLFIALTISASVVIFFSILYFLYHLWLSLVHRAKTIPFDASSPLKLQRFSYKELKVATNVFDTANIIGKGGSGTVFKGVLKDGKFIAIKRLDSLSLQSEREFQNELQILGGLRSPFLVTLLGYCVEKNKRVLVYEYMPNTSLQESLFGDECFGLSWERRFCIIMDVARALEFLHLGCDPPVIHGDIKPSNVLLDAEFRGKISDFGLSRIKVEGEFGVDLFSQDLGKSQDLWKSQDLSGNLTAETPVIGTPVESVSEVDFALALQASTSSKNSRSCLNVKALNLNSLNYNANIVGESESRNVNAKGKEISSLDTGGGGGGDDCWNTNKFVPYDDEFCSTDYSKDAYLVDEEKENGKQWGEDWWWRQDGSGELCSKDYVKEWIGSQICPSNADWDDGIGSAKINNIQEKSELENSSPIDKASDANGTQLLQVSVMENADNKVVDMKELKGKKNHKKKKNRKMQEWWKEEHIAELSKKKSNKLKSLQTKWKKGLKVPHFGLGRRFYLCQRSKNYGEEGQNECEQNGEFSFRRGWRKKSSRSIGSDMWSGDLFSRELSSTTSMRGTLCYVAPEYGGCGFLMEKADIYSFGVLILVIVSGRRPLHVLASPMKLEKANLISWCRHLAQAGGNNILELVDEKLKEDNYNKEQASLCINLALSCLQKIPELRPDIGDIVKILKGEMELPPLPFEFSPSPPSRLYSRSRRKQKGNGE; from the coding sequence ATGCCTTCAAGACAATTAACTTCTACAACTTCCAAtattttcaccaaaccaaaGTTTCTTTTCATAGCACTAACCATTTCAGCTTCTGTTGTCATCTTCTTCTCAATACTTTACTTCCTTTATCATCTTTGGCTTTCTCTTGTACATAGAGCTAAGACCATTCCTTTTGATGCAAGTTCTCCTTTGAAGCTACAAAGATTTTCTTACAAAGAGTTAAAGGTTGCTACCAATGTTTTTGACACTGCTAATATAATTGGCAAAGGTGGTTCTGGTACTGTTTTCAAGGGAGTACTGAAAGATGGAAAATTCATTGCCATCAAAAGGTTGGACTCTTTGTCTTTGCAATCAGAGAGAGAGTTTCAAAATGAGTTGCAGATTCTTGGAGGGTTGAGATCACCTTTTCTGGTGACCCTTTTGGGCTATTGTGTTGAAAAGAATAAGAGGGTTTTGGTTTATGAGTATATGCCTAATACAAGCTTGCAAGAGTCACTTTTTGGTGATGAGTGTTTTGGTTTGAGTTGGGAGAGAAGGTTTTGTATAATTATGGATGTTGCTAGAGCATTGGAGTTTTTGCACCTTGGATGTGATCCACCTGTGATTCATGGTGATATTAAGCCAAGTAATGTGTTGCTTGATGCTGAGTTTCGCGGGAAGATCTCGGACTTTGGTTTGTCAAGGATTAAGGTGGAGGGTGAATTTGGAGTTGACTTGTTTAGCCAGGATTTGGGGAAGAGCCAGGATCTTTGGAAGAGTCAAGACCTTTCAGGTAATTTGACTGCAGAAACTCCTGTAATTGGCACTCCTGTTGAGAGTGTGAGTGAAGTTGATTTTGCTCTTGCTTTGCAAGCTTCTACTTCATCCAAAAATAGTAGGAGTTGTTTAAATGTTAAAGCATTGAACTTGAACTCTTTGAATTATAATGCAAATATTGTTGGTGAAAGTGAAAGTAGGAATGTAAATGCAAAGGGTAAGGAAATTTCAAGTTTGGATACAGGAGGAGGTGGAGGAGGGGATGATTGTTGGAATACTAATAAGTTTGTTCCTTATGATGATGAGTTCTGTAGCACTGATTATAGTAAGGATGCTTATTTGGTTGATGAAGAGAAGGAAAATGGGAAACAATGGGGAGAAGATTGGTGGTGGAGACAAGATGGAAGTGGTGAATTATGTAGTAAAGACTATGTCAAGGAATGGATTGGGAGTCAAATTTGTCCATCAAATGCTGATTGGGATGATGGTATTGGCAGTGCTAAGATCAACAACATTCAGGAGAAGTCAGAGTTGGAAAATTCAAGTCCAATTGATAAAGCCAGTGATGCAAATGGAACACAATTACTACAAGTATCTGTGATGGAAAATGCAGATAATAAAGTTGTTGATATGAAAGAACTGAAGGGAAAGAAAAAccacaagaagaagaagaataggaAGATGCAAGAGTGGTGGAAAGAAGAACATATTGCTGAATTAAGCAAGAAAAAGTCGAATAAGCTTAAAAGTCTTCAAACTAAATGGAAGAAAGGCTTGAAAGTGCCACATTTTGGTTTAGGTAGAAGGTTCTATCTTTGCCAACGTAGTAAGAACTATGGAGAGGAAGGACAGAATGAGTGTGAACAAAATGGTGAGTTTAGCTTCAGAAGAGGTTGGAGGAAAAAAAGCTCACGTTCGATTGGAAGTGATATGTGGAGTGGCGATCTTTTCAGCCGCGAACTAAGCAGCACAACTAGCATGAGAGGGACATTGTGTTATGTAGCACCAGAATATGGAGGGTGTGGATTCTTAATGGAGAAAGCTGATATATACAGTTTTGGAGTTTTGATTCTTGTAATTGTATCAGGTAGAAGACCATTGCATGTTCTTGCATCTCCTATGAAGCTAGAGAAAGCTAATTTAATAAGCTGGTGTAGACACTTGGCTCAGGCTGGTGGTAACAACATTTTAGAACTAGTTGATGAGAAATTGAAAGAAGACAATTACAACAAGGAACAAGCAAGCCTTTGCATCAACTTGGCACTCAGTTGTTTACAGAAAATTCCAGAGTTGAGGCCAGATATTGGAGATATTGTTAAGATTTTGAAGGGGGAGATGGAGCTTCCACCACTTCCATTTGAGTTCTCACCTTCTCCACCTTCCAGATTATACAGCAGATCAAGGAGAAAACAAAAGGGCAATGGAGAATAG
- the LOC25487993 gene encoding magnesium transporter MRS2-1: MADLKERLLPPKPASAFNVREGINRPTASGRQAFQGVDVVEVKKRGQGLKSWIRVDTSGNSQVIEVDKFTMMRRCDLPARDLRLLDPVFVYPSTILGREKAIVVNLEQIRCIITADEVLLLNSLDKYVLQYVIDLQRRLTTTGVGEVGEVWQSDHSDMNQRRGNRNFENLYSNNSPDYLPFEFRALEVALEAACTFLDTQAAELEIEAYPLLDGLTSKISTLNLERVRRLKSRLVALTRRVQKVRDEIEQLMDDDGDMAEMYLTEKKRRMELSFYGDQSMVGYRPVDGASISLPVSPVSSPPDSHSRRLEKSLSIARSRHESMRSSESNNENIEELEMLLEAYFVVIDSTLNKLTSLKEYIDDTEDFINIQLDNVRNQLIQFELLLTTATFVVAIFGVVAGIFGMNFEIPLFDVPSAFQWVLIITGVCGVCIFSAFVWFFKYRRLMPL, encoded by the exons ATGGCGGATCTCAAGGAGCGGCTACTCCCACCAAAACCTGCATCGGCTTTTAACGTAAGAGAGGGTATCAATCGACCAACGGCCTCTGGAAGGCAAGCTTTTCAAGGAGTGGATGTTGTGGAGGTCAAGAAGCGAGGCCAAGGTCTTAAATCGTGGATCCGTGTTGACACATCTGGAAACTCTCAGGTCATTGAGGTAGACAAATTTACTATGATGCGGCGTTGCGATCTTCCTGCCCGTGATCTTCGCCTACTTGATCCTGTGTTTGTCTACCCATCAACAATCCTTGGTAGGGAGAAGGCTATTGTTGTAAATCTGGAGCAGATACGGTGTATTATTACAGCAGATGAGGTTCTTCTCTTGAATTCCCTTGATAAATATGTATTGCAATATGTGATTGATCTTCAACGACGCTTGACAACAACTGGGGTGGGCGAGGTAGGCGAGGTCTGGCAATCAGACCATTCTGACATGAACCAAAGGAGAGGCAATaggaattttgaaaatttatatagcAACAATTCACCTGATTATTTACCTTTTGAATTCAGAGCTCTTGAAGTTGCCCTGGAGGCTGCATGCACATTTCTTGACACCCAG GCAGCAGAGTTAGAAATTGAGGCTTATCCATTGCTGGATGGACTGACATCGAAGATCAGTACTCTAAATTTGGAACGTGTTCGTCGTTTGAAAAGTAGACTTGTTGCCCTGACTAGGAGAGTTCAGAAG GTTAGAGACGAAATAGAGCAGCTTAtggatgatgatggtgataTGGCTGAAATGTACCTTACCGAGAAGAAAAGACGAATGGAATTGTCATTTTATGGAGATCAGTCTATGGTTGGATATAGACCGGTTGATGGTGCATCCATCTCTCTTCCAGTCTCTCCTGTTTCATCACCACCCGACTCTCACTCTCGGAGGCTTGAGAAGAGCTTGAGCATTGCTAGGAGTCGACACGAGAGCATGAGGAGTTCTGAAAGTAATAATGAAAATATAGAAGAACTTGAGATGTTGTTAGAAGCATACTTTGTTGTCATTGACAGCACTCTAAACAAGTTGACATCG TTAAAAGAATACATTGATGACACTGAAGATTTCATCAACATTCAACTG GATAACGTGCGGAATCAGCTTATCCAGTTTGAGCTTTTGCTCACAACTGCAACATTTGTGGTTGCAATCTTTGGAGTGGTGGCGGGAATATTTGGGATGAACTTTGAAATTCCATTATTTGATGTCCCATCTGCATTCCAGTGGGTCCTTATAATAACAGGAGTTTGCGGAGTGTGTATATTTTCTGCATTTGTGTGGTTCTTCAAGTACAGAAGACTCATGCCCCTATAA